GCCATCTCTCCCGAACAAGCCGCGTTCATCGGCATCCGGGAGTATGTGATGAAACCCGTCGTCATGGGGGAGTTTACCAGACTCATCCGGAAAGTCCTGCGGGGCGACAGCCATTCTCCGATCAGTGAGGGATAAGCATTGATCGCCGGAAATAAAATGGCCATTGATTATTTTTGCATATACAGGAAATTTTCGGCGATGTAACGGCCGACGCTGTCCGGCATCAGGTAGCGAACCGACTTTCCGGTGCCGACATTTTCGCGGATCAGGGATGAGGAGATATCTAAAAAAGTTACGTCCCGGAAATAAAGCGTATGTCCGGTAGGCCCCCGATATCCGCCATTTTCCTGATCATGGGTGAAACGGGCGGCAAAATCTTCGGGCAGAATATTGGCCAGCCCCCTGTTTTCATAACCGGGCCTGGTCATCACCACAAAATTGCACAATAGCAGAAGTTTATCCCACTCCCGCCAGGTGGTTATCGCGTCAAATGCATCCTGACCGGTGATGAAATACAATTCCAGATTTTTATCATGTGAATCCAAAAAATACCGGACGGTATCAATGGAATAGGATTTCCCCTGTCTTGAGAATTCCACATCCGAAGCGGAAAAGGAATCATTACCTGCAATGGCCAGCTTGACCATTTGCAGGCGATGTTCAAAAGGCGTGATGACGCGCCGGGTCTTATGCGGCGGCTCTGCCGCTGGGATAAAAATCACGCGGTCCAGATGCAAAAGCTCGATCAGCTCCTGTGCGGCGCGCAGGTGACCGAAATGAACCGGATCAAATGTTCCGCCGAAAAGTCCCCATTTCATCCGCGAACCTGACCGTCGCCGTAAATGATAAATTTCGACGTCGTGAGTTCATTGAGTCCCATCGGTCCGAAAGCATGCAGCTTGGTGGTTGAAATGCCGATTTCCGCGCCCAACCCCAGTTCAAACCCGTCGGAAAAACGGGTGGATGCATTCACCAGCACCGTTGAAGAATTGACTTCATTCAAAAATCGCTGTGAGTTTGTATAATCTTTGGTGATGATGGATTCCGTATGCAGCGATCCGTATTTTTCAATATGCGCGATGGCCGCATCGATTCCCGGCACAACCTTCACGGCCAGTATCAAATCCAGATATTCCGCGTACCAGTCTTCTTCGGTTGCCGCATCGATATTTTTCAGGATTGTTCTTGTTGCCTCGCAGCCCTTGAGCAGAACGCCGGCCTTTTGCAGACTTTCCGCGGCCCTGGGTAAAAACGCCTGCGCAATGTCCGCATGCACCAGCATGGTTTCCAGCGCGTTGCAGACGCCGGGCCGCTGCGCTTTGGCATTGGTGCAGATATTCACCGCCATGTCGATGTCGGCTCCCGCATCGACAAAGATATGGCAGACCCCTTTGTAATGTTTGATAACGGGAATCCTGGACTGGGCCACCACGGCGCGGATCAGTTCTTCGCCGCCCCGCGGGATGATCAAATCAATGTGCTCATCCATCTGCAGCATCGTCGAGACGGCCTCGCGGTCCGTAAACGGAATGACCTGGATGGACTTGTCCGGCAGAGGACTTTCCCGGAGGACATCCTGTAAAACAGAGGCAATGGCCAGATTGGAGTGAATCGCTTCCGAACCGCCGCGTAAAATGACCGCATTGCCCGATTTGAGGCACAGGGCGGAGGCGTCCACGGTAACATTGGGGCGCGACTCGTAGATGATGCCGATCACACCCAGGGGAATCCGCATCCGGCCGACCAAAAGGCCGTTGGGGCGGCGCGACATGGAGGTGACACTGCCTACCGGATCCGGCAGCGCCGCGACTTCTCTGAGCCCCTGCGCCATCGCTTCGATGGTGGCGTCTTTGAGGATCAGCCTGTCAATCATGGCAGCCGACAGTCCCTTTTCCCTGGCGCTCGCCACATCCCGGCTGTTTTCGGACAGGATCAAATCACGATGCCAGATGAGTTCATCAGCCATCCGTAACAGAGCGGCGTTTTTAATGGTGGCGGAAAAATGGGAAAGACGGCGGGATGCCGCCAGTGCATCTTCGGCTATTTTTTTTACACAGTTATGAATATCCATTATTTTTCCCTCTGGTTGCCTGCATTAAAATGGCTTGCAATTTCTGTAATTATTGATAAAAGCCGCATCAACTCTAAATGAAAGAGTGCCGTTTGAAAAAGTCACGCCGATCCTTATTCGGCAAGCATATTTATTTATATTTACAAGACAAAAAGATATGTGTCAAGGCTTAAGGCCTGGGTAAATTTTTATGAGCCGATTGCGCATCAAAGCGGGGAAAAAAGCTTACGAAATCATCAAAGACGGCGGCTTCAACTTTGACGCCGTTTCCGCATATTACGGAGCGGCGGTAGGGCCGCGCTGGCTTGTCGCCAGCGGATTTGATCTGACCCTTCTGACACAGAATCTCCTGGGACGATCCAAAGCCGTCCATCTCATCGGATCGTCCGCCGGCGCCTGGCGTTTTGCCGCATGGCTCCAACCGCAGGCTGTCGCGAGCTATCAGAAATTTCTCAACGCCTATATCACGGTCGGTTATACGCGAAAAGACACCCCGGCAACCATTCTGAAAAAATTCACGCACATCATGGACGCCTATATCGAAGATGACGCTCTGCCCTTTGCCCTGGCCAACAAGCGCTATCGTTTATCGGTCATCACGGCCCGCGCGAGGAATCTCGTCGCCTCCGACAACCTCCTGCTGCAGAAAAGCGCTTTGGCCGCCTGTTATGTGATGAACTTCTTTTCCCGGAACAACCTTTACCATTTTGCCGACCGGGTTGTCTTCTACAACGGCTCCAAACCGCCTCCGTTTTGTTTTCAGCCGCAATTCCAGGGCAGGTATGTGCGGATTAACGAAGTCAATTTCAAATACGCGGTCATGGCTTCCGGCGCGATCCCCCTGGTTGTTGCCGGGGTCAAAAATATTTTCGGCGCGCCCCGGGGCGTTTATCGCGACGGCGGTTTGATCGATTATCACCTGTCGCATCAGTTTGCCGCCAGAGAAAATGAACTGGTGCTTTTTTTCCATCATCAGGAACGCATTATTCCCGGCTGGCTCGATAAAAAAATTAAACGGCGCGTGCCGGATGAAGAAACGCTGAATAACGTCGTGATGGTTTTTCCTTCGAAAAGTTTCATCGATAAACTGCCCGGCGAAAAAGTGCCGGACCGCGACGACTTTCTGACCTACATCGACAACGGTAAAGAGCGGATTGCCAACTGGAATAAAGCGGTGGAACTATCCGCGCCGCTGGGCGAGGATTTTCTGGAACTGGTGGAAAGCGGCCGGATTCGGGATATGGTGGAAAAAATGTAGGGAACCGGTTCAACGGTTCAACGGTTCACGGTTCAGCGGTTTAAAATAATGATCATACAGGAACTTC
The genomic region above belongs to Deltaproteobacteria bacterium HGW-Deltaproteobacteria-6 and contains:
- a CDS encoding nicotinate-nicotinamide nucleotide adenylyltransferase, producing MKWGLFGGTFDPVHFGHLRAAQELIELLHLDRVIFIPAAEPPHKTRRVITPFEHRLQMVKLAIAGNDSFSASDVEFSRQGKSYSIDTVRYFLDSHDKNLELYFITGQDAFDAITTWREWDKLLLLCNFVVMTRPGYENRGLANILPEDFAARFTHDQENGGYRGPTGHTLYFRDVTFLDISSSLIRENVGTGKSVRYLMPDSVGRYIAENFLYMQK
- a CDS encoding glutamate-5-semialdehyde dehydrogenase, whose product is MDIHNCVKKIAEDALAASRRLSHFSATIKNAALLRMADELIWHRDLILSENSRDVASAREKGLSAAMIDRLILKDATIEAMAQGLREVAALPDPVGSVTSMSRRPNGLLVGRMRIPLGVIGIIYESRPNVTVDASALCLKSGNAVILRGGSEAIHSNLAIASVLQDVLRESPLPDKSIQVIPFTDREAVSTMLQMDEHIDLIIPRGGEELIRAVVAQSRIPVIKHYKGVCHIFVDAGADIDMAVNICTNAKAQRPGVCNALETMLVHADIAQAFLPRAAESLQKAGVLLKGCEATRTILKNIDAATEEDWYAEYLDLILAVKVVPGIDAAIAHIEKYGSLHTESIITKDYTNSQRFLNEVNSSTVLVNASTRFSDGFELGLGAEIGISTTKLHAFGPMGLNELTTSKFIIYGDGQVRG